CTGTCCTTTGCAATGGTTGAAGACGCCTTTTTCAGAGATATAATGTCAGACTTAAATCTTGACGCAAATCAGGTTGTTCAATTCTTAAGCGACAACCTTAATATATCCCGCCAGTATATAGGCGTTGGCCTTAAGGTCCCTCCGACAACAAAGACTATATTTAAACTTGCATGGGAAGAGGCTCAAAGGTGGGGAAGGGATGAGATAGATTCCACAGACCTCCTCATAGCCATATTTCAGGAAAGCCACAGCCTTCCTGCAAAGGTATTCAGAAGTTTCGGCCTTGACCCTGATTATGTTATGCGGCGGATAACAGCAAAGATAAGAAACAGGGAAGAGCTGGGCGAAGAGCTGAAAAAGAAGTATGATTTGCCGCCGAATCTTAAGCACTTTGCTGTTAACCTTAACAGGCTTGCCTATTATGACAAGCTTCCTATAATTGTTGGGAGAGATAATGAGATAAACCAGGTAATGGAGATCCTCTGCCACGTTGAGAGGAGCAATTCTGTTATGATAACCGGCGAACCAGGCGTTGGTAAAACAGCCGTGGTGGAAGGACTTGCCAGAAAGATAGAACTGGAACCACATACGGTTCCCAGAAGACTCAGGGATAAACAGATTATAAATCTTCAGATGAACTCCGTTGTGGCAGGCACAATATTTCGCGGGATGTTTGAGGACAGGATTGAAAAGATAATAAAGGAGCTTAAGGAGAAGAAAAACATAATACTATTTATAGACGAGGCCCACACGCTTATAGGCGCAGGTTCTGCAATGGGGGTGCCGTCAGACGCTGCCAATATCTTCAAGTCAACACTTGCCAGGGGAGAGATTCAGATAATAGGCGCAACGACACTTGCAGAATATAAAGAATTTATAGCAGAGGATGAGGCCCTTGCCAGGAGATTCAGGATAGTCAATGTAGAAGAGCCTTCAATAGATGACACAAAAAAGATACTATACGGCATAAGGCAGAGGCTGCAAAAAAATTATTCTGTGGCCATAACTGACGGCGCGATAGAAACTGCCATGGATATGTCAGAGAGATATATGCGCGGCTTAAGGCTGCCTGATAAGGCGATAGGATGGCTTGATACAGCCTGTGTAAAGGTTGAGATAAACAGACCCCAGGAAGCGGTCAGCGGCAGCGATGTTATAGATGTCATATCCCAGGAGACAAAGATTCCGAGGGATATGATATTCAGGGATACTACAGTGAGGTTTAAAGATATGGAAGCCGCCATGTCCAGGAGAATTATCGGACAAAGAGAGGCAATAGAGGCGCTGGTAAAGAGACTAAGATTGAACAAGGGACCGTTGAAGGAAAACTACTCAAGGCCTGACGGAGTGCTGCTCTTTCTTGGGCCAACAGGGGTTGGCAAGACAGAGGTTGCAAGGGCTTTGGCAGAATTTCTCTTTGGCGACGAAAAGAAGATGATAAGGCTTGACATGAGCGAATACAAGGACTCATCCATTGCGGTTGATAAGCTCATTGGCATGCCCAGAGGGATTGTTGGCAGTGAACGGGGCGGCATACTGACAAATCAGATAAGAGAAAATCCATATTCTGTTGTGCTGTTAGATGAGGTGGAAAAGGCAAATCCATACGTATTAAATCTGTTTCTGCAGGTCTTTGACGAAGGTTGGCTTACGGACGGCAGGGGCAAGAGGGTATATTTCAGCGATACAGTTATTATTATGACAAGCAATCTCGGAAGCGATGAGTTTAGAAAATTTACAAAACCGCTCGGCTTTTTGCCTGAGGGACAGGCGTTGGGCGATTTGAAAAAGACCATAATGAAAGAGGTTGAAAATACCTTTTCTCCGGAATTCTTAAACAGGATAGATGACATCATCATCTTTTCGCCGCTTACAAGAGAAGAGGTAAAGAAGATTACCGTAATATATCTGAATAATATAAAAAGGCATATGGAAGAAAATGGCAAGACTTTATATGTTTCTGACGCAGCGTTGGATGTGCTGGTTGATACAGGCTATAGCCCTAAATACGGGGCAAGATTTTTAAAAAGGAATATAGATGAAAAGGTAAAGGTTCCTGTAACGTTACACTGGAAGGAAGGCGCTGTCTTCAGAGTAAATGCAATTGGCAGTGATATTGCGGTTGAGT
The DNA window shown above is from Deltaproteobacteria bacterium and carries:
- a CDS encoding ATP-dependent Clp protease ATP-binding subunit — its product is MTREGTWAGDVMIELEGFKERLTPKGIRVLETAIEESKRRQHYYLGVEHIFLSFAMVEDAFFRDIMSDLNLDANQVVQFLSDNLNISRQYIGVGLKVPPTTKTIFKLAWEEAQRWGRDEIDSTDLLIAIFQESHSLPAKVFRSFGLDPDYVMRRITAKIRNREELGEELKKKYDLPPNLKHFAVNLNRLAYYDKLPIIVGRDNEINQVMEILCHVERSNSVMITGEPGVGKTAVVEGLARKIELEPHTVPRRLRDKQIINLQMNSVVAGTIFRGMFEDRIEKIIKELKEKKNIILFIDEAHTLIGAGSAMGVPSDAANIFKSTLARGEIQIIGATTLAEYKEFIAEDEALARRFRIVNVEEPSIDDTKKILYGIRQRLQKNYSVAITDGAIETAMDMSERYMRGLRLPDKAIGWLDTACVKVEINRPQEAVSGSDVIDVISQETKIPRDMIFRDTTVRFKDMEAAMSRRIIGQREAIEALVKRLRLNKGPLKENYSRPDGVLLFLGPTGVGKTEVARALAEFLFGDEKKMIRLDMSEYKDSSIAVDKLIGMPRGIVGSERGGILTNQIRENPYSVVLLDEVEKANPYVLNLFLQVFDEGWLTDGRGKRVYFSDTVIIMTSNLGSDEFRKFTKPLGFLPEGQALGDLKKTIMKEVENTFSPEFLNRIDDIIIFSPLTREEVKKITVIYLNNIKRHMEENGKTLYVSDAALDVLVDTGYSPKYGARFLKRNIDEKVKVPVTLHWKEGAVFRVNAIGSDIAVECAADDLITV